The following nucleotide sequence is from Methanolinea sp..
TCTTCCAGAACATCCGTGATTGCCGAACGAAGAGACTCGGAATCAGTGGGATCGAAATACAATGCCGCGTCACCTCCCACTTCCGGTAATGAACCGGTATTACTGAGTAGCGCAGGACATCTGCAGGCAAATGCCTCAAGAACAGGGATACCGAATCCTTCATACAGGGAGGGAAATATGAAAGCAATCGCCTTTGAATACAATCTCTTCAAACCGTCATCATCGGTCCGGACCTGCACAACCTGGTTCTGGATTGATAACCTTTCGAGCAGTTTTTGTTCATCTTCGGAAAATGCTCCTCCTCCTGCACAGATGACCTTAAGATCGGGGTTATTCTGTAAAATGCTCGCTACCGAAGTGATAAAAAAATTAAAATTTTTATATTGACGACGATTTCCAACAAATAACAAGTACTTCTCATCCAACTGACGATCTTTTTGAGCAAAGGATACACGCTCTATTTGAAAAGAGCTTCCATGATAAATGACCTCTATCTTGGCCGGGTCAACATCGTAGAATGTGAGTACGTCCTCTTTTGTATTCTGTGAAACAGCGATAATTGCACTCGCCCTTCCAATAACTAACCGTTTATATGCCCGAGTTCTGTCATACTTTGGAAAAGATTGTGGATACAGCTCATGGATCATGTCGTGAACGGTGATTACGAACGATTTTCCTCTCAAATATTTCAGGTAATATGGATCATAATATGTCGGATGAACAAGATCGTGATTTCCCTTAAGAAGCGCTGTGCGGGAATATGGCTTGTTTACAAAATTTAAGAACGGCCCCTTTCCCCGGCAGTTACAATCCGGGAAAAGGCGATGATATTTGAAAGAGGGATATTGTGGAAGGTATTCATTGTTGGAGTAATGGAGAGCGAGTTCGAACGATACCCCCATTTCCTTATTTATTCTGAACTGGTTCATCAATTCGATAAAATATCGTGAAATTCCACCATACTCCTGCATTGCAAACGTCTGGTGATCGTATAGTATTTTCATGGTTCTTCTGGTTCTTTTCTCATGAGATTTGTATCCTCTTTCATTTACCTTTTTTTGAACAATTCCTAAAAAAAAACAAGCCCTTAAAGACAAACCCGGATAACTCATATACGGCAAGGATAATTCGGGGAAAATGAGACTATCCATAATCACCGTCTGTCGCAACGGCGAGGCCCTGATCGAGCGGACAGTCCGGAGCGTTGTCAGCCAGGACTATCCGCATATCGAGTATATAATCATCGACGGAAACTCAACCGACGGTACATTGGATATCATACGCAAGTTCCGCAATAACATCGCCGTCCTCGTTTCAGAGAAAGACAACGGCATCTACGACGCCATGAACAAGGGTCTCACCCATGCGACAGGAGACCTCGTCTACTTCCTGAACAGCGGGGACTACCTGGCATCAGGACAGGCTATACGCGACGTTATCCGGGAGATCGAACGGTGTCCGCAGTCCGGCATCTTCACCGGCGACGTGATGTACTATGACGAGGTGAGTGCGGAACGGTGGTCAGGAGAACGGAAGACCCCCACCGATCTCATGGCACGGGTCATCTGCCACCAGGCAATCATCGCACGAAAGGAGGTGTTCGACAGATACGGGGGGTTCGACACCCGCTACCGCATCTATGCGGACTACGACTGGCAGTTGCGGGCCGTCCTTGACAACGGTGTCCGGGTAACCTATACCGGAGTCCTGCTTGCCTGTTACCTGAAGGCAGGGAAGAGCGACCGGGTCTGGAAAAAATACCTTCCGGAGAGGAGGGAGATCGTCAGGAAACACGCATCACCTGGTCGGATGGCGTCCTATGTGCTCCATTACCCGGGTGACGGCCTTCGCTACATCGTACACCGGATCAAGGGGTATTTTATCACCGAGTCCTGATCTGAACGATTGAAATCCAAAGACTATTCTTTCATTAACCAGACATCCCCGTTTTATCGATTCTTTCAAACATAAAATGAGAGCTTCTTAAAGATTTTATATATAAATTGAAATCTTTTTTCCAGTCTTTTTAAAATTATAACTAACAACAAACACCCACTTTTCAGGACTGGATATCTACTGGCCGGGAAGAAATAATATGCAATTTTAGGGAGGTTTTGCCTTAGGATAATTCGGGAGAGATGATACTATCCATCATCACCGTGAGTGAGGTCCTGATCGGGCGGACAACCCGGAGCGTCGCCAGCCGGGACTATCCGCGTATCGGGTACATAATCATCGACGGAAAAACTCAACCGTCGGTACATTGGATATCATACGCAAGTTCCGCAATAACATCGCCGTCCTCGGCGAAAGAGAAACGGCATCTACGATGCCATGAACCAAGGGGTCTCACCCATGCGACAGGAAACCTCGTCTCCTTCCTGGGTTACCGTGCGAACACATGGTAAACCACAAAAACCTGCGGTTAAATAAATCGGCCTGTGGATCAACCCCCGGGGGTAGGACGCATGCTGCCCCGCATTTTCTCCCTATTCTGCTGGCAGTGTGCGGCAGGATGCTTCCCCCGGAATCCGGGTGATAACGGGTATTTTCGCCCGGTGGGATGTTACCAATGGCGTTATAATGGATGAAAGATAAAATTAGTGGAGCAAAATATAATGGGACGGGCCCCGGGGATGAATTCTGGGAATAGAAGCACGCAGGAACTGATATTTCCTTTGTGGATTGCATGATCAGCATTGTTGTCGTCAACTATAACGGGGACCGGTTCCTGGGGGCCTGCCTTTCTTCCATCTCTTTGCAGACGTATCGCGATTTTGAGGTCATCGTCGTTGATAATGGATCAACGGACGGGAGCGAAGAGAAGGTTCATGATTTTTCATTCCAAACACGCCTGATAAAATTCAGCACCAACCGCGGTTACCCGGCTGCCTTGAATGCCGGCATCAAGGCGGCGTCGGGTGAGTACATTCTCACGCTTAACAATGATACCATAATCTCGGACACCTTCCTTGAAAAAATGCAGTCTGCAATACAGAGCGACCCGTTGGTTGGCATGTGCGCCTCGAAGATGATCCTTCCTGATGGGATGATCGACTCGACGGGCATAGTGCTCTCAATGTCCGGGGCGGCATGGGACAGGGGTATGTTCCAGAAAGATGAAGGCCAATTCGATGTTCCGGGGGAGGTTTTTGGTCCCTGCGCTGGTGCCGCCCTTTACCGGAAAGAGATGCTGGAGGAGATAGGGTTTTTTGATGAAGACTTCTTCATGTACATGGAAGATGTTGACGTAGCATTCAGGGGGAGGCTTGCCGGGTGGAGATGTCTCTACGTCCCTGGTGCTGTTGTAGTCCATCATCACGGGGGAACAGCGGGACGCGGTTCAGATCTCTGCGTATATTACGGGAACCGGAATATCATCTGGTACTGTTTCAAGGATTTTCCGGTGAAGATGTTGGTTGCTTTCCTCCCCTGGATCCTTGGAAGGAACCTGGTGGTTATTTTTTATTATGCAATGAAACAACAGGGAAAGGTGGCTGTTAAAGCAAAGGTGGACGCCCTGAGAGGACTCGGTAAAATAATTGGAAAGCGGCGCGAGATCATCCAGGTTTGTCCTGATCATGAAATCATGAAATTTATCGAACCATGGAGCGACATGATGGCGGGAAAGAATGTGGATCATTGAATATTACGATCTCATCAGGATCCTCGCCATCAGCGACCTCCGGGTCAAATACCAGAGCTCGGTACTGGGATTTTTATGGTCGCTCCTCAACCCGTTTTTAATGCTGATGGTGCTCTACGTGGTATTCAGCAGGTTGTTCACCACCTCAGGCCCGGACTTTATCCTTTTTCTCTTTGTTGGGATTACAAGCTACCGGTTCTTCTCCAACGGGACAACGGCATCTGTGAGCTCTATCGTGGCGAAGACAAGCCTCGT
It contains:
- a CDS encoding glycosyltransferase family 4 protein, producing the protein MDSLIFPELSLPYMSYPGLSLRACFFLGIVQKKVNERGYKSHEKRTRRTMKILYDHQTFAMQEYGGISRYFIELMNQFRINKEMGVSFELALHYSNNEYLPQYPSFKYHRLFPDCNCRGKGPFLNFVNKPYSRTALLKGNHDLVHPTYYDPYYLKYLRGKSFVITVHDMIHELYPQSFPKYDRTRAYKRLVIGRASAIIAVSQNTKEDVLTFYDVDPAKIEVIYHGSSFQIERVSFAQKDRQLDEKYLLFVGNRRQYKNFNFFITSVASILQNNPDLKVICAGGGAFSEDEQKLLERLSIQNQVVQVRTDDDGLKRLYSKAIAFIFPSLYEGFGIPVLEAFACRCPALLSNTGSLPEVGGDAALYFDPTDSESLRSAITDVLEDEKLRDKLIHAGLKQLGKFSWERTAWETKIVYEKSLP
- a CDS encoding glycosyltransferase: MRLSIITVCRNGEALIERTVRSVVSQDYPHIEYIIIDGNSTDGTLDIIRKFRNNIAVLVSEKDNGIYDAMNKGLTHATGDLVYFLNSGDYLASGQAIRDVIREIERCPQSGIFTGDVMYYDEVSAERWSGERKTPTDLMARVICHQAIIARKEVFDRYGGFDTRYRIYADYDWQLRAVLDNGVRVTYTGVLLACYLKAGKSDRVWKKYLPERREIVRKHASPGRMASYVLHYPGDGLRYIVHRIKGYFITES
- a CDS encoding glycosyltransferase family 2 protein, with protein sequence MISIVVVNYNGDRFLGACLSSISLQTYRDFEVIVVDNGSTDGSEEKVHDFSFQTRLIKFSTNRGYPAALNAGIKAASGEYILTLNNDTIISDTFLEKMQSAIQSDPLVGMCASKMILPDGMIDSTGIVLSMSGAAWDRGMFQKDEGQFDVPGEVFGPCAGAALYRKEMLEEIGFFDEDFFMYMEDVDVAFRGRLAGWRCLYVPGAVVVHHHGGTAGRGSDLCVYYGNRNIIWYCFKDFPVKMLVAFLPWILGRNLVVIFYYAMKQQGKVAVKAKVDALRGLGKIIGKRREIIQVCPDHEIMKFIEPWSDMMAGKNVDH